In Phragmites australis chromosome 17, lpPhrAust1.1, whole genome shotgun sequence, the following are encoded in one genomic region:
- the LOC133897145 gene encoding rab GTPase-activating protein 22-like codes for MKALRRSSTSSPPSSSSSPTAASSPPSSSWIHIRSLLAAAASSSSSSSAAAAGSAAAVASAAAAASSSSSPASSSPHSDRGGIKSPWSRRKRKRALSREQWYSLFSTNGKLRDGGKKFLKKVRSGGIEPGIRAEVWPFLLGVYDLSSSEEERNTVKLKKRKEFEKLRRQCQQFLNDYKGNGLKAITEVNNDECSGLEGTAEVSESPCFEDANVASASVSLEELKPEHSETEQQENTPCIVLECMEEDANELTYADPCIAESESSDSESSDEDDAGRISVSGEENCDPDPKFTRSTSFKADFFRSSRTSEDFATWQRIIRLDAIRSNTEWIMFSRDQAEVSKEKALQCAASVGLKDYDHLEPCMIYHAARLVGLLEAYAVYDPEIGYCQGMSDLLSPIIAVMEEEDEAFWCFVGFMRKARHNFRLDEIGIRRQLKIVSQIIKRKDSHLYRHLQKLQAEDCFFVYRMVVVLFRRELTFEQTVCLWEVMWADQAAIRAGIGRSTWARIRLRAPPTDDLLLYAIAACVLQRRKLIIEKYSSMDEILRECNSMAGQLDVWRLLDDAHDLVVNLHDKI; via the exons ATGAAGGCGCTACGACGATCCAGCACATCATCCCcgccgtcgtcctcgtcgtcgccgacgGCCGCGTCCTccccgccgtcgtcgtcgtggaTCCACATCCGGTCGCTCCTCGCCGCTGCCgcttcgtcgtcgtcctcctcctcggctgcggcggcggggagcgCGGCGGCCGTGGCGTCGGCTGCGGCGGCCGCCTCGTCTTCGTCCTCGCCGGCGTCGTCCTCGCCGCACTCGGATCG GGGTGGTATTAAATCTCCATGGTCtcgaaggaaaagaaaaagggcacTTTCTCGTGAACAGTGGTACAGTCTGTTTTCGACAAATGGGAAGCTTCGTGATGGAGGAAAGAAGTTTCTCAAAAAAGTTCGCAGTGGG GGTATTGAACCAGGCATTAGGGCTGAAGTTTGGCCCTTTCTACTGGGAGT CTATGATTTGAGTAGCTCTGAAGAGGAAAGGAATACtgtcaagctcaagaagag gaaagagtttgaaaagctgAGGCGGCAGTGCCAACAATTTCTGAATGACTACAAGGGAAATGGATTGAAGGCGATAACTGAAGTTAATAATGATGAATGTTCTGGTTTAGAGGGTACTGCTGAAGTATCAGAATCACCTTGTTTCGAGGATGCCAATGTTGCAAGTGCTTCTGTGTCACTCGAGGAGCTAAAGCCTGAACACAGCGAGACCGAGCAACAAGAGAACACACCCTGTATTGTCTTAGAATGTATGGAAGAAGACGCAAACGAGTTAACTTATGCAGATCCATGCATAGCAGAGTCAGAATCTTCTGATTCTGAATCATCCGATGAGGATGACGCTGGAAGGATATCAGTGTCTGGTGAGGAGAATTGTGATCCAGATCCTAAATTTACCAGGAGCACTTCATTCAAGGCAGATTTTTTTAGGTCTAGCAGAACCTCAGAGGACTTCGCCACATGGCAGCGCATCATAAGGTTGGATGCTATCCGGTCAAACACTGAATGGATTATGTTCTCCCGTGACCAGGCTGAAGTTTCCAAAGAGAAAGCATTGCAGTGCGCAGCATCTGTTGGGTTGAAAGACTATGATCACTTAGAGCCCTGTATGATTTATCATGCTGCTCGATTAGTTGGATTGCTTGAAGCATACGCGGTCTACGATCCAGAGATCGGCTACTGCCAAGGTATGAGTGATCTTTTATCACCGATAATTGCtgtgatggaggaggaggatgaagcgTTTTGGTGTTTTGTGGGTTTCATGAGGAAAGCAAGGCACAACTTCAGGCTTGATGAGATTGGAATAAGAAGGCAGTTGAAGATTGTCTCTCAGATCATCAAGCGCAAAGACTCGCACCTGTATAGGCATCTGCAGAAGTTGCAGGCTGAGGACTGTTTCTTTGTGTACAGAATGGTGGTGGTTCTCTTCAGGAGGGAGCTCACTTTTGAGCAGACCGTGTGCCTTTGGGAGGTTATGTGGGCTGATCAAGCGGCCATACGAGCTGGGATTGGGAGGTCCACCTGGGCAAGAATAAGGCTGCGTGCTCCGCCAACCGATGACTTGTTGCTTTATGCGA
- the LOC133897428 gene encoding probable 6-phosphogluconolactonase 4, chloroplastic, translating into MFTSVSVSAAAAALLPPLTRRRSPPASRVSAVSRRRIGSEPLLFSSSSPILPAAAMATDGAASDVGSKKKLLIFDAEEYLAVSLAKYTADLSEKFAAERGAFTAVLSGGSLIKALRKLTEPPYLDSVDWSKWHVFWVDERVVPKDHEDSNYKLALDGFLSKVPIPTGQVYAINDALSAEGAADDYETCLKQLVKNGVIAMSTATGFPRFDLMLLGMGPDGHIASLFPGHPLVNENQKWVTYIKDSPKPPPERITFTFPVINSSAYVAMVVTGAGKAGAVQKALSDKQTSSDLLPVEMAVLQDGEFTWFTDKAAVSMLQNK; encoded by the exons ATGTTCACCTCCGTCtccgtctccgccgccgccgccgccctcctcccACCCCTCacccgccgccgctcgccgccggcatcTCGCGTTTCAGCGGTCAGCCGCAGAAGAATTGGCTCGGAGccccttctcttctcttcaTCCTCCCCCATTCTCCCCGCCGCGGCCATGGCCACGGACGGTGCCGCCTCCGACGTCGGGTCCAAGAAGAAGCTGCTCATCTTCGACGCTGAGGAGTACCTCGCGGTGTCCCTGGCGAAGTACACCGCGGATCTGTCGGAGAAGTTCGCCGCCGAGAGGGGCGCCTTCACCGCCGTGCTCTCCGGCGGATCCCTCATCAAGGCGCTCAG GAAGCTGACGGAGCCACCGTACTTGGACTCGGTGGACTGGAGCAAGTGGCACGTCTTCTGGGTGGATGAGAGGGTTGTACCCAAGGACCATGAGGATAGCAACTACAAGCTCGCCTTGGATGGGTTCCTCTCTAAG GTGCCTATTCCTACTGGGCAAGTCTATGCTATAAATGATGCCTTGTCAGCTGAGGGAGCAGCAGATGACTATGAAACTTGCTTGAAGCAGCTTGTTAAGAATGGCGTGATCGCAATGTCAACAGCAACTGGGTTTCCCAGGTTTGATCTCATGCTTCTGGGAATGGGCCCTGATGGCCACATCGCCTCTCTCTTCCCAGGTCACCCTCTTGTTAATGAGAACCAGAAGTGGGTCACCTACATCAAGGATTCTCCTAAGCCGCCACCAGAGAGAATTACATTTACATTTCCGGTGATCAACTCATCTGCATATGTTGCTATGGTGGTCACTGGAGCTGGGAAGGCTGGTGCGGTGCAGAAAGCACTTTCAGACAAGCAAACTTCATCTGATCTGCTGCCTGTTGAGATGGCTGTACTTCAAGATGGAGAATTCACTTGGTTCACGGACAAGGCAGCAGTGTCCATGTTGCAGAACAAGTGA
- the LOC133896798 gene encoding protein TILLER ANGLE CONTROL 1-like, translating to MGLKVFNWLNLKMPSNTEYRTIHGSKAMEDKEDSVAEKDTEALLLRDVLLSGILAIGTLGHHVDLCPEACVEEEKLLTMGEEKVEEEKYEEERNDKVKEVALATAPPEPAPVVVPAKMHSSSMKEDTFTCFVKEEILMDEVEEAGVANIQERPLLMVEKVEKVRTTLADLFAAEAFSSGAPGEKNCQNVTIVSGASTSKPTSCMEKMHQKKPTKPTPKSLKATRKLSQVMRKMLGKKIHPEQVNGRSNAKGPLTA from the exons ATGGGCCTAAAG GTGTTTAATTGGCTGAACTTGAAGATGCCTTCTAATACCGAGTACCGCACCATCCATGGGAGCAAAG CCATGGAGGATAAGGAAGACTCTGTGGCTGAGAAAGACACTGAAGCCCTGCTGCTCCGTGATGTACTTCTAAGCGGTATACTTGCAATTGGCACACTTGGACATCACGTAGACCTCTGTCCTGAGGCCTGCGTTGAAGAAGAGAAGCTTCTCACCATGGGTGAAGAGAAAGTGGAGGAAGAGAAATATGAAGAGGAAAGGAACGATAAGGTCAAAGAAGTTGCATTGGCTACAGCGCCACCTGAACCAGCACCTGTTGTAGTTCCTGCCAAGATGCATTCATCGTCGATGAAAGAGGACACCTTCACGTGTTTCGTAAAGGAAGAAATCTTGATGGATGAGGTGGAAGAGGCAGGTGTTGCTAATATCCAAGAACGGCCACTTCTGATGGTAGAGAAGGTGGAGAAAGTAAGAACTACACTTGCTGATTTATTTGCAGCAGAAGCATTCTCATCAGGTGCTCCAGGGGAGAAGAATTGCCAGAATGTCACCATTGTTTCTGGGGCATCCACTTCAAAACCTACGTCATGCATGGAAAAGATGCATCAAAAGAAACCAACAAAGCCAACACCGAAGTCACTGAAGGCTACAAGAAAATTAAGTCAG GTCATGAGGAAGATGTTGGGGAAGAAGATCCACCCGGAGCAGGTCAACGGGCGTAGCAATGCAAAGGGACCTCTTACTGCATGA